Proteins from a genomic interval of Oceanispirochaeta crateris:
- a CDS encoding diguanylate cyclase domain-containing protein: MIDDAMEPGKEYQIDESRQIYFSLVTFFILSSLFLIFTLLSAQFKDSFKLVHALSTLWLGTIFLRYDKKIILGEREVLKACFPLILSPPLLLYLMSSFQYLIIFNVVLAVFSIYFLYSFSLKEKTNILFYILFSSGYLLASIFHSVFSFMDIINSGAILLHILILSLGLAFRKIRCETEELINCRRSLGLLKNTTERSDDGDSLLGIYNKAGGMKVLRQTMKWSQRYEIPLTVCYMELNGSRDEHIHSITRDIFKRIRETDTLFRLGKSEMLLILPDCEKHNAASVMNHIKEVLSQNTMGKILHYGLADFQSELDRSPNELIISANQASVIA, translated from the coding sequence ATGATCGATGATGCCATGGAACCCGGAAAAGAATATCAAATAGACGAGAGCAGACAAATTTATTTTTCTCTTGTCACATTCTTTATTTTGTCCTCATTATTCTTAATTTTTACCCTGCTATCGGCACAATTCAAAGATTCATTTAAACTTGTTCATGCCCTCAGCACTCTCTGGTTGGGGACCATATTCCTACGCTATGATAAGAAAATTATTCTTGGTGAAAGGGAGGTTTTGAAAGCCTGTTTTCCCCTCATATTGAGCCCCCCTCTTCTCCTCTATTTGATGAGTTCCTTCCAATACCTCATCATCTTTAACGTAGTTCTGGCCGTATTTTCAATTTATTTTTTGTATTCATTTTCCCTAAAGGAAAAAACAAATATCCTCTTTTATATTCTTTTTAGTAGTGGATACCTCCTTGCCTCCATTTTTCATAGTGTTTTCAGTTTTATGGACATCATCAACTCCGGTGCCATTCTGCTCCACATTCTCATTCTGTCCCTGGGCCTGGCTTTCAGGAAGATTCGCTGTGAAACAGAAGAGTTGATCAATTGTCGCAGAAGCCTTGGCCTTCTTAAAAACACAACGGAGAGAAGCGATGATGGAGATTCTCTTTTAGGCATTTACAACAAGGCGGGAGGAATGAAAGTTCTCAGGCAAACCATGAAATGGTCTCAGCGCTATGAGATTCCCCTCACTGTTTGCTATATGGAACTCAATGGGAGCCGGGATGAGCATATTCATTCAATCACCAGAGATATTTTTAAGAGGATCCGAGAGACAGACACCCTCTTCCGCCTGGGTAAATCAGAAATGCTTCTGATTCTTCCTGATTGTGAAAAACATAATGCCGCCTCTGTGATGAACCATATCAAAGAGGTCCTGTCTCAAAATACAATGGGAAAGATTCTTCACTACGGCCTTGCCGATTTTCAATCTGAGCTCGACCGGTCCCCAAACGAGCTGATTATCTCCGCCAACCAGGCCAGTGTCATTGCCTGA
- a CDS encoding LL-diaminopimelate aminotransferase has product MIQINENYKKLQASYLFVEIAKRVAEFQKKNPDKSIIKMGIGDVTKPLPEACLKAFHDGVDEMAGEASFKGYGPEKGYEFLRQAIAENDFHSRGVSITANDIFVSDGAKCDTGNFQELFSNSSRVAIPDPVYPVYVDTNVMAGRSGVAKGSRYEGFQYMEGSEANGFVPGPEGVEADLIYLCYPNNPTGAVATKEQLQKWVDYALKNKALILFDAAYEAFITDPEIPHSIFEIPGAEKVAVEFRSYSKTAGFTGTRCAYTVIPASCVVWDAEGNEYSLQNLWNRRHSTKFNGVSYPVQKAAAAIYTEEGKAQVKELIDYYMNNASIILKKMKEAGFSCTGGVNSPYIWVNTGRDSWETFDMILNKAAVVLTPGSGFGQCGEGYIRISAFNSLENVEKAMDRITKALKS; this is encoded by the coding sequence ATGATACAAATTAATGAAAATTATAAGAAATTACAGGCATCTTACTTGTTTGTTGAGATTGCCAAAAGAGTTGCTGAATTTCAGAAGAAAAATCCTGATAAAAGCATCATTAAGATGGGAATCGGCGATGTAACCAAGCCTCTGCCCGAAGCTTGTCTCAAGGCCTTTCATGACGGAGTCGATGAGATGGCTGGAGAGGCCTCTTTCAAGGGCTATGGACCGGAGAAAGGTTACGAGTTCTTAAGACAGGCCATCGCCGAAAATGATTTTCACAGCCGCGGAGTCTCCATCACAGCCAATGATATTTTTGTCAGTGACGGAGCCAAATGTGATACGGGAAACTTTCAGGAGTTGTTTTCTAATAGCTCCCGGGTTGCCATACCCGACCCTGTGTATCCCGTTTATGTGGATACAAATGTCATGGCCGGACGATCAGGAGTTGCCAAGGGTTCCCGTTATGAGGGTTTTCAGTATATGGAAGGCTCCGAAGCAAACGGATTTGTACCAGGCCCCGAAGGCGTTGAGGCTGACTTGATCTACCTCTGCTACCCCAATAATCCCACAGGAGCCGTTGCGACCAAGGAACAGCTTCAAAAATGGGTGGACTATGCCCTAAAGAACAAGGCACTGATCCTCTTTGATGCGGCCTATGAAGCCTTTATCACCGACCCTGAAATTCCTCACAGTATCTTTGAGATACCCGGAGCAGAAAAAGTAGCCGTCGAGTTTAGAAGTTATTCTAAAACGGCCGGTTTTACAGGAACACGTTGTGCCTATACAGTCATTCCCGCCAGCTGCGTTGTCTGGGATGCTGAAGGGAACGAATATTCTCTGCAGAACCTTTGGAACAGGAGACACTCCACAAAGTTCAATGGTGTTTCCTACCCCGTTCAAAAAGCTGCTGCGGCCATCTATACCGAAGAAGGAAAGGCTCAGGTCAAAGAACTGATTGACTACTACATGAATAACGCCTCCATCATCCTCAAAAAGATGAAAGAAGCGGGATTTTCTTGTACTGGAGGAGTGAATTCTCCTTACATTTGGGTCAACACAGGTCGGGACAGCTGGGAAACCTTTGATATGATTTTGAACAAAGCAGCCGTTGTTTTGACACCGGGAAGCGGTTTTGGACAGTGCGGTGAAGGTTATATCCGCATCAGCGCCTTTAACAGCCTTGAAAATGTTGAAAAGGCCATGGACAGAATTACAAAAGCCCTCAAAAGCTAA
- a CDS encoding aminopeptidase, translating to MKDPRLEELAHSLVHYATELQKGEKVLIHMNGSLAEPLVKVLIEKVYEAGAIPFFSQTNERILRGLLKNISEEQLEIMAEADRLRMSRMDAYIGIGSVDNPSETSDIPQKLMKMYMEKYVTPVHMKERIKNTRWVVLRYPTASMAQAAGMSQEGFEDFYFQVCNLDYKKMSRAMDKLVELMEQTDRVRITGPGTDLRFSIKGMKAIKCDGKINIPDGEVFTAPLRESVQGTLSYNCPAEYMGFSYENISFTFKDGKIIEAKSNDNVRINEVLDTDDGARYIGEFALGVNPYILLPMKNTLFDEKIMGSFHFTPGNAYDTADNGNKSSIHWDLVCIQTSEFGGGQIYFDDILIRDEGIFVVDELKDLNPEQLK from the coding sequence ATGAAAGATCCACGTCTTGAAGAACTAGCTCATTCTCTCGTCCATTATGCCACGGAGCTGCAAAAGGGAGAGAAGGTTCTCATACACATGAATGGCAGTCTGGCAGAACCTCTTGTGAAGGTTCTCATTGAGAAAGTCTATGAAGCGGGAGCCATTCCATTTTTCTCTCAGACGAACGAACGGATTCTCCGAGGTTTACTCAAGAATATAAGCGAAGAACAGCTGGAGATCATGGCAGAAGCAGACAGACTGCGGATGAGCCGGATGGATGCCTATATTGGAATAGGAAGTGTTGATAACCCTTCTGAAACAAGTGATATACCTCAAAAACTGATGAAGATGTATATGGAAAAATATGTCACTCCGGTTCATATGAAAGAGAGGATTAAGAATACTCGTTGGGTTGTTCTCCGCTACCCTACGGCGTCCATGGCACAGGCGGCCGGGATGAGTCAGGAAGGGTTTGAAGATTTTTACTTTCAGGTTTGTAATCTTGATTATAAAAAAATGTCCCGTGCCATGGATAAGTTGGTAGAGCTCATGGAACAGACCGATCGTGTGAGAATCACCGGCCCCGGTACGGATCTTCGTTTCTCAATTAAGGGCATGAAGGCCATTAAATGCGACGGTAAGATCAATATTCCCGATGGAGAGGTCTTCACTGCCCCTTTGAGGGAGAGCGTCCAAGGAACCCTGAGTTATAATTGTCCGGCTGAGTACATGGGTTTCAGCTATGAAAATATCAGCTTCACATTCAAGGATGGAAAGATTATAGAGGCAAAATCTAATGACAACGTCAGGATCAATGAAGTATTGGATACAGACGATGGGGCCCGCTACATCGGTGAGTTTGCCCTGGGTGTGAATCCCTATATCCTGCTTCCCATGAAGAACACTCTCTTTGATGAGAAGATCATGGGCAGTTTTCATTTTACTCCGGGAAATGCCTATGATACGGCGGATAACGGAAATAAATCGTCCATACATTGGGATTTAGTTTGCATTCAGACTTCCGAGTTTGGAGGAGGACAAATCTATTTTGATGATATACTAATCAGGGATGAGGGCATTTTTGTTGTGGATGAACTCAAAGACCTCAATCCGGAGCAACTGAAATAG
- a CDS encoding bifunctional folylpolyglutamate synthase/dihydrofolate synthase: MQKFSDIDDAFQWVESFTNLEKNTKDLKRKYRPDRMVTLLEHFGNPHKSFKIIHIAGSKGKGSTSVLLASALIQTGFKTGLYTSPHVLHYKERIQVNGSVLPDQQYIQGINTMREGLHLDLPGHTKPTTFELLTLLAYLIFQQQDCSWCVLETGLGGRLDATNTVYPEAVVLTPIEKEHTQWLGEDLLTIAGEKAGIIKENRPVFSSPQKEEVRNLFSQRSTEKNALFHYLPDMVKDIESTVYLDGTAFTISRHQQPPVKGKLSMIGHIQSWNAALALEVLVHLFPEVDTQVWLKGFEKATLPARMEVLSQDPLILCDGSHTPKSVEMALKTFMDLSGEYKKKNLLFACQDDKEVADIAQILHESFDSIVITTPGFFKESHPLSVYETFSSLMNQCLMIEDPQKAWQFVLESQGATLILGSFFLAGEIKKIIEVNHERSTS, translated from the coding sequence ATGCAAAAATTTTCTGATATTGATGATGCCTTCCAATGGGTTGAGTCTTTCACAAACCTTGAGAAGAATACCAAGGATTTAAAGAGAAAATACAGGCCGGACCGAATGGTTACGCTTTTGGAACATTTTGGGAATCCCCATAAGAGCTTTAAGATCATTCATATAGCCGGCTCAAAAGGAAAGGGGTCCACATCGGTCCTCCTTGCCTCCGCACTCATCCAGACGGGTTTTAAAACGGGTTTATATACTTCTCCTCACGTTTTGCACTACAAAGAGAGGATTCAGGTCAATGGGTCTGTTCTCCCGGATCAACAGTATATCCAGGGCATCAACACCATGAGAGAGGGACTTCATCTTGATTTGCCCGGTCATACAAAGCCAACGACCTTTGAGTTATTGACCCTCTTAGCCTACCTCATCTTTCAACAGCAAGACTGCAGCTGGTGTGTATTGGAAACGGGCCTTGGAGGACGTTTGGATGCGACCAATACGGTCTATCCCGAAGCAGTTGTACTGACCCCCATCGAAAAAGAGCATACCCAATGGCTGGGGGAAGATCTTCTTACCATAGCCGGAGAGAAAGCGGGAATCATCAAAGAGAATCGGCCTGTATTTTCCTCTCCTCAAAAAGAGGAAGTCCGCAATCTTTTTAGTCAAAGATCTACGGAAAAAAATGCCTTGTTCCACTACCTGCCCGATATGGTGAAGGACATTGAGAGTACGGTATATCTAGATGGAACCGCCTTTACAATTTCAAGACATCAGCAGCCACCTGTTAAGGGGAAGCTCTCCATGATTGGCCACATCCAATCCTGGAATGCCGCTTTGGCTCTGGAAGTGTTAGTGCATCTTTTCCCTGAGGTAGATACTCAAGTCTGGCTGAAGGGGTTTGAAAAAGCCACACTCCCCGCCCGCATGGAAGTTTTATCACAGGACCCTCTGATCCTGTGCGATGGTTCTCACACGCCCAAGTCGGTTGAGATGGCTTTAAAGACCTTTATGGATCTCAGCGGGGAGTATAAAAAGAAAAACCTCCTTTTTGCCTGTCAGGATGATAAGGAAGTTGCTGATATTGCTCAAATTCTACACGAGAGTTTTGACTCCATTGTCATAACAACTCCCGGCTTCTTCAAAGAGAGTCATCCTCTTTCTGTTTATGAAACATTTTCATCTTTGATGAATCAGTGCCTGATGATAGAAGATCCCCAAAAAGCATGGCAATTTGTGCTGGAGTCCCAGGGAGCCACATTGATTCTCGGCTCCTTTTTCCTTGCCGGAGAAATAAAAAAAATTATAGAGGTAAACCATGAAAGATCCACGTCTTGA
- the hisD gene encoding histidinol dehydrogenase: MMKINRYNWKTMNSKEKETLFSRSEIDIKDVQESVKDIIKQVREKGDTALLSLNHKFDKTPLDMKLRVSEQEFDQAESLLSEEVKKALQYSIDNVRRFHSSQLPEAMKMVEIQPGLLVGEKAIPIDSVGLYVPRGRGFFPSMLYMLSIPAVTAGVRRVCVVTPPDENGTVDPACLYAAKLCGVHEIYKVGGAQAIAALAYGTESIEKVEKLSGPGSMYVTAAKRLLYDQVDVGLPAGPSESIVLADGSANPQKVALDLMIEAEHGSDSAALLITHDSNLADNCERIIKELCAELPEPRKTFVEDVMKGYGGIIVTDSLEESAEVANLFATEHLQIQTKEPFHTLSLIKNAGEILLGENTPFSIANYAAGPNAVLPTGGNAKTWSAVSVRDFIKYSSVIFSTEAALNEISPHVECLADYEGFTTHGDALKKRRK, from the coding sequence ATGATGAAAATCAACAGATACAATTGGAAAACGATGAATTCTAAGGAGAAAGAAACTCTTTTTTCCCGTTCTGAAATAGATATAAAAGATGTACAGGAAAGTGTTAAGGACATTATAAAACAGGTTAGAGAGAAGGGAGATACCGCTCTTTTATCCTTAAACCATAAATTTGATAAGACCCCTTTAGACATGAAATTGAGGGTCAGTGAACAGGAGTTTGACCAGGCTGAAAGCCTTCTCTCTGAAGAAGTGAAAAAGGCACTGCAATACTCCATCGACAATGTCAGACGCTTTCATAGCAGTCAGTTACCTGAAGCCATGAAAATGGTCGAGATCCAACCGGGACTTCTGGTGGGAGAAAAAGCCATTCCTATCGATTCTGTAGGATTATACGTTCCCAGGGGACGGGGATTTTTCCCCTCCATGCTCTACATGCTGTCCATCCCCGCGGTTACGGCCGGAGTCAGGAGAGTCTGTGTTGTGACCCCTCCCGATGAAAATGGAACCGTAGACCCGGCCTGCCTCTATGCCGCCAAACTCTGTGGAGTTCATGAGATTTATAAAGTCGGTGGCGCCCAGGCTATTGCCGCTTTGGCCTATGGAACCGAATCTATTGAAAAGGTAGAAAAACTCAGCGGACCGGGAAGCATGTATGTAACTGCCGCAAAAAGACTGCTCTATGATCAGGTTGATGTGGGTCTGCCTGCTGGTCCATCTGAGTCCATTGTTTTGGCAGACGGTTCAGCCAACCCTCAGAAGGTCGCGCTGGATTTGATGATCGAAGCAGAACACGGTTCCGACTCTGCTGCCTTGTTAATCACCCATGACAGCAATTTAGCAGACAACTGTGAAAGGATCATTAAAGAATTATGTGCAGAGCTCCCAGAACCGAGGAAAACCTTTGTTGAGGATGTCATGAAGGGCTATGGCGGAATCATCGTGACCGATTCACTGGAAGAATCGGCGGAAGTTGCAAATCTCTTTGCCACAGAACACCTTCAAATACAAACAAAAGAACCATTTCATACACTGTCATTGATCAAAAATGCCGGAGAAATTCTCCTGGGAGAGAATACGCCTTTCTCCATTGCAAATTATGCGGCCGGCCCCAATGCTGTCCTGCCTACCGGAGGAAATGCAAAAACCTGGTCGGCTGTCTCAGTTCGGGATTTTATAAAGTATTCTTCTGTTATTTTCAGTACAGAAGCAGCCCTCAACGAGATTTCGCCCCACGTAGAATGCCTTGCCGATTATGAAGGCTTTACAACTCATGGGGATGCCCTGAAAAAAAGAAGAAAATAA
- a CDS encoding FHA domain-containing protein: MKDETIIQDSPVGRRLRKIGQKNIRCLLFNGKEIKVTSKMTIGRDKQNDFVIDDGMVSRFHLEIQQIRHSYFVKDRNSSNGTWINGKRISGGKYIKLKPGDTLRVGSRIEMTMI; encoded by the coding sequence ATGAAAGATGAAACAATTATTCAGGATAGTCCTGTAGGCAGGCGTCTTCGTAAAATAGGTCAAAAAAATATTCGCTGTCTTTTATTTAATGGAAAAGAGATCAAAGTTACCAGTAAAATGACGATTGGACGGGACAAACAGAATGATTTTGTCATTGATGACGGCATGGTTTCTCGTTTTCATCTAGAAATTCAGCAGATTCGACACAGTTACTTTGTCAAAGACAGAAACAGCAGTAATGGTACATGGATCAATGGTAAAAGAATCTCCGGTGGTAAATATATAAAGCTGAAACCTGGAGATACCTTGCGTGTAGGCAGTAGAATCGAAATGACTATGATCTGA
- a CDS encoding response regulator: MKANADFPTINDKRPDGLSPDGTPYKALIIDDSIFVRKQISQILTSEGFEVVGQAGDGVEGIEKYKELFPGVDIVTLDITMPKMDGVTALEKIITFDPKANIVMISALGKQDLVKKALIAGAKNYIVKPLDRKKVLERITAVLN, encoded by the coding sequence ATGAAAGCTAATGCTGATTTCCCTACTATCAATGATAAACGTCCCGATGGTCTCAGTCCGGATGGAACCCCCTATAAGGCTTTAATTATTGATGATTCTATATTCGTAAGAAAACAGATCAGTCAGATCTTGACATCAGAAGGCTTTGAAGTTGTTGGTCAGGCTGGTGATGGTGTGGAAGGCATCGAAAAGTACAAGGAATTATTTCCAGGTGTTGATATTGTGACTCTGGATATTACCATGCCTAAGATGGATGGTGTCACCGCTCTTGAAAAAATCATAACCTTTGATCCCAAGGCCAATATTGTTATGATCAGTGCCCTGGGAAAGCAGGATCTGGTCAAAAAAGCACTCATAGCGGGTGCAAAAAACTATATTGTAAAACCCCTTGACCGTAAAAAAGTTCTGGAAAGAATTACAGCGGTTCTCAATTGA
- a CDS encoding anaerobic ribonucleoside-triphosphate reductase activating protein → MHLPHSVGLQKTTLIDYPGKVASVLFFPGCNMRCSYCHNPDLVLGRTEGLINRDEVIQFLNNRAPLLGGVVLSGGEPLLYRDLKYFISEIRENGDFSIKLDTNGLRFDSLKELLESKNPPDFIAMDIKSALSSYDRFFIDQNEIKNIQKSIDLILDSKIPSQFRTTVHPDFIDVSMIDEIAHMIRGCTSYVLNGFRPGNCLEPSFNSHQETSSQFLKDLQKGMLDQDIPCTININ, encoded by the coding sequence ATGCATTTGCCACATTCTGTCGGACTGCAAAAAACGACACTCATCGATTATCCGGGAAAAGTTGCCTCTGTTCTCTTTTTCCCGGGTTGTAATATGAGATGTTCCTATTGTCACAATCCCGACCTGGTTCTTGGTCGAACCGAAGGATTGATCAACAGGGATGAAGTAATTCAATTTTTGAACAACAGGGCTCCTCTCCTGGGAGGGGTAGTATTATCCGGAGGGGAGCCGCTTTTATACAGAGATTTGAAATATTTTATAAGTGAAATCAGGGAAAATGGTGATTTTTCAATCAAGTTGGATACCAACGGACTTCGCTTTGACAGCTTAAAAGAACTCCTGGAATCTAAAAATCCACCAGATTTTATAGCCATGGACATCAAATCTGCCCTGTCTTCATATGACAGGTTTTTTATTGATCAAAATGAAATTAAAAATATTCAGAAATCAATTGATTTGATACTAGACTCGAAAATTCCATCCCAGTTTAGAACCACAGTCCATCCTGATTTTATCGATGTTTCTATGATTGATGAAATTGCCCATATGATTAGAGGTTGCACGTCCTATGTTCTAAATGGATTCAGACCGGGGAACTGTCTGGAACCCAGCTTTAACAGCCACCAGGAGACATCAAGTCAGTTTTTGAAGGACTTGCAGAAGGGAATGCTGGATCAGGACATTCCCTGTACAATCAATATCAATTGA
- the nrdD gene encoding thioredoxin family protein: MENRIKEIESEISDLKKKMNKVEGSTTEVYSRIVGYYRSVKNWNLGKKEEYKIRVPFTKIDSKTTEPILKEVSPATEPVVGSPLRIAKYNYFYRSSCPNCPAMKDVLDKISISGETFNVDIEKGLEEASKNLVFSAPTVIFRSAEGSEVFRTGNPSEVLSLFNLESVTA; the protein is encoded by the coding sequence ATGGAAAATAGAATTAAAGAGATTGAGAGTGAAATCTCGGATTTGAAGAAAAAAATGAATAAAGTGGAAGGATCCACAACTGAGGTCTACTCAAGGATCGTTGGATATTACAGATCTGTAAAGAACTGGAATTTGGGTAAGAAAGAAGAGTATAAAATCAGAGTACCCTTTACCAAAATAGACTCAAAAACGACAGAACCCATCCTCAAAGAGGTTTCTCCAGCAACAGAGCCAGTTGTAGGAAGCCCTCTCAGGATTGCCAAATACAATTACTTTTATAGAAGCAGCTGCCCCAATTGTCCAGCCATGAAAGATGTTCTTGATAAGATTTCCATATCCGGAGAGACTTTTAATGTTGATATAGAAAAAGGTTTGGAAGAAGCCTCAAAAAATCTTGTATTTTCGGCTCCCACGGTAATTTTTAGATCTGCCGAAGGCAGTGAGGTCTTTAGAACCGGGAATCCATCGGAAGTGTTGTCCCTTTTTAATCTGGAATCTGTCACAGCCTGA
- a CDS encoding ribonucleoside triphosphate reductase translates to MELKNDWRVFLGDEAKSQSPAETVIQRVVKRDGRVVPYNRSRIKEAISKAVEAVHGKDEELSNKLTKHVEANLIVFMSDRHPNSAPAVEEIQDTVEKVLIEYNEVDIARAYILYRARHEAIRDTKKLMLNINETMDGYLSQSDWRVNENANVNFSLGGLILHNSGTITANYWLKNIYSREVAEAHRSGAMHIHDLSMFSGYCAGWSIRQLITEGLGGVSEKITSRPAGHLSTLIFQIVNFLGIMQNEWAGAQALSSFDTYLAPFVKTDNLAYKDVKQCIQSFIFGVNTPSRWGSQAPFTNITLDWTVPGDLKDRKAIVGGSEQDFTYGDCVEEMGMINKAFIELMIQGDANGRGFAYPIPTYNVTRDFDWESENAKLLFEMTSRYGTPYFQNFINSDLNPEDVRSMCCRLQLDKRELRKRGGGLFGSDEFTGSIGVVTINMARIGYLSSSRSAFYENLNHMMDLAKESLVVKRKVVNRLLDAGLFPYTKRYLSHLNNHFSTIGLVGMNECLLNFMGQTITDSDAHDFAAEILDHMRQRLSDYQEKTGDLFNLEATPAESTSYRLAKHDKKHYPEILTSGSDESPYYTNSTQLPVDYSQDIFEALDLQDDLQTRYTGGTVFHGFLGEAIHDWKACRELVKAIASNYRLPYFTISPTFSICKTHGYIRGEHYQCPLCREEEQNKIKMKIEQLENEKAKILAQGGL, encoded by the coding sequence ATGGAATTAAAGAATGACTGGAGAGTGTTTCTGGGAGACGAGGCTAAGAGTCAGTCTCCGGCAGAAACGGTTATACAGCGTGTCGTTAAGAGAGATGGCAGGGTCGTTCCCTATAACAGATCAAGGATTAAAGAGGCTATATCCAAGGCCGTTGAAGCCGTACACGGCAAGGACGAAGAACTCAGTAATAAGCTGACAAAGCATGTAGAAGCTAACCTGATCGTTTTCATGTCTGATAGGCATCCTAATTCTGCACCGGCTGTTGAAGAAATACAGGATACGGTTGAGAAAGTCCTGATTGAATACAATGAGGTGGATATTGCCAGAGCCTATATCCTTTATAGGGCCAGACATGAAGCCATTCGTGATACAAAAAAGCTGATGCTGAATATCAACGAAACCATGGATGGTTACCTTTCTCAATCAGACTGGAGAGTCAACGAGAATGCCAATGTCAATTTTTCTCTAGGCGGTCTCATCCTTCATAACTCCGGAACAATCACAGCCAACTACTGGCTCAAAAATATTTACTCCCGGGAAGTTGCCGAGGCTCATCGCAGCGGAGCGATGCACATCCACGATTTGTCCATGTTTAGCGGTTATTGCGCCGGTTGGTCTATCCGACAGCTGATTACTGAAGGACTGGGAGGAGTCAGTGAAAAGATTACATCCCGCCCTGCAGGGCATCTTTCTACTCTGATTTTTCAAATTGTCAATTTTTTGGGGATCATGCAAAACGAGTGGGCCGGAGCTCAGGCACTCTCCAGCTTTGATACTTATCTTGCCCCTTTTGTGAAAACCGACAACTTAGCCTACAAAGATGTGAAACAGTGCATTCAAAGTTTTATCTTTGGAGTGAATACACCCTCAAGATGGGGGTCTCAGGCCCCTTTCACCAATATCACCCTGGACTGGACGGTCCCAGGAGACTTGAAAGACAGAAAAGCCATTGTCGGTGGGTCAGAACAGGATTTTACCTACGGTGATTGCGTTGAAGAGATGGGCATGATCAATAAGGCCTTTATCGAACTGATGATCCAGGGAGATGCCAATGGCAGAGGCTTTGCCTACCCTATACCCACTTACAACGTAACTCGTGATTTTGACTGGGAGAGTGAAAATGCAAAGCTCCTCTTTGAAATGACCTCCCGATACGGAACACCCTACTTTCAAAATTTCATCAATTCCGACCTGAATCCGGAAGATGTGCGCTCCATGTGCTGCAGACTTCAGCTGGATAAACGGGAACTGAGGAAACGGGGAGGCGGATTGTTTGGGTCTGATGAGTTTACAGGATCTATTGGTGTGGTCACCATCAATATGGCCCGTATCGGGTATTTGTCTTCCAGCAGATCAGCATTTTATGAAAACCTCAACCACATGATGGATCTGGCTAAAGAATCTCTTGTGGTTAAACGTAAGGTTGTGAACAGACTCCTGGATGCCGGTCTTTTTCCCTACACAAAACGCTACCTTTCTCATCTGAATAATCATTTTTCAACCATTGGCCTTGTGGGAATGAATGAGTGTCTACTCAATTTCATGGGGCAGACCATCACAGACTCAGATGCCCATGATTTTGCCGCAGAGATATTAGATCATATGCGCCAGCGCTTATCCGATTATCAGGAAAAAACAGGAGACCTCTTTAACCTGGAAGCAACCCCTGCAGAAAGCACGAGTTACAGGCTGGCAAAACATGATAAAAAACATTATCCGGAGATTCTGACTTCCGGATCCGATGAAAGTCCCTACTATACGAACTCAACACAACTGCCTGTGGATTACTCTCAGGACATATTTGAGGCCCTTGATTTACAGGATGACCTCCAGACCAGATATACGGGAGGGACTGTGTTTCATGGTTTCCTGGGTGAAGCCATTCATGATTGGAAGGCCTGCCGTGAATTGGTTAAGGCCATAGCCAGTAACTACCGCCTCCCCTATTTTACAATTTCACCAACCTTTTCAATTTGTAAAACTCATGGCTACATCAGAGGAGAACACTATCAGTGTCCACTGTGCCGTGAAGAAGAACAAAATAAGATCAAAATGAAGATAGAGCAACTAGAAAATGAAAAAGCCAAAATTTTGGCTCAGGGAGGACTCTGA
- the nrdR gene encoding transcriptional regulator NrdR: MKCPLCENLDDKVIESRQNISGTSIRRRRECSSCGYRFTSYEKVEEIPLMVVKKDNTRQPFDLKKLERGIQRAVEKRPISQMMVDSMLHGIEDEANLKGKSSHEINSIELGEMVMTQLFEMDKVAYVRFASVYRHFENVEEFVKIIDTLKG; encoded by the coding sequence ATGAAATGTCCCCTTTGTGAAAATCTGGATGATAAGGTAATTGAGTCTCGCCAAAATATCAGTGGAACATCTATAAGACGCCGGAGAGAGTGTTCATCCTGCGGCTATCGTTTCACCTCTTATGAAAAAGTTGAGGAGATTCCCCTCATGGTTGTCAAAAAAGACAACACAAGGCAGCCCTTTGATCTTAAGAAGCTGGAAAGAGGAATTCAAAGGGCCGTTGAGAAGAGACCCATTTCACAGATGATGGTAGACAGCATGCTCCATGGTATTGAGGATGAAGCCAATCTGAAGGGAAAATCCAGTCATGAAATCAATTCTATTGAACTGGGTGAAATGGTCATGACACAGTTATTTGAAATGGACAAAGTAGCCTATGTGCGCTTTGCATCTGTGTATAGACATTTTGAAAATGTAGAAGAATTTGTGAAGATAATAGATACCCTGAAGGGTTAA